A part of Acidisarcina sp. genomic DNA contains:
- the cybH gene encoding Ni/Fe-hydrogenase, b-type cytochrome subunit — protein sequence MQQAAVPLSTGNHNSDHEVVRIYVWELPVRLAHWGFVCSLIVLACTGYYMHNPFVAVHSRTAWVMATIRYVHVLSGWVLLASLLVRLYWLFKGNIWANWRAFIPLTARQRKSLRGAFQYYTFQRGEPFPQIGHNTLAALTYLVVFAILGWECLTGVVLYSEVLGKGMLYSLVGWIPRIIDIQTLRMTHYLFMFLLIGFGIHHVYSAILVAREERNALMESIYTGYKFAPESLLDEEIDAALYGGDSSEAAHAAVANAAKVH from the coding sequence ATGCAGCAGGCAGCAGTCCCGCTTAGCACTGGGAATCACAATTCCGACCATGAGGTCGTGCGTATCTACGTATGGGAGTTACCGGTGCGTCTGGCGCACTGGGGATTCGTCTGCTCCCTCATCGTTCTCGCCTGCACGGGCTACTACATGCACAACCCTTTCGTCGCCGTGCATTCCCGCACGGCGTGGGTGATGGCAACCATTCGGTACGTCCATGTGCTCAGCGGCTGGGTGCTGCTGGCCTCGCTCCTTGTTCGCCTCTATTGGCTGTTCAAGGGAAACATCTGGGCCAACTGGCGGGCCTTCATTCCGTTGACCGCACGCCAGCGGAAGAGTCTGCGCGGAGCCTTCCAGTACTACACGTTTCAGCGTGGCGAGCCCTTTCCCCAGATCGGACATAACACGCTGGCAGCGCTTACTTACCTCGTGGTTTTCGCAATCCTCGGCTGGGAGTGCCTGACGGGGGTCGTGCTCTACAGCGAAGTTCTGGGCAAGGGCATGCTGTACTCCCTGGTCGGTTGGATCCCTCGAATCATCGACATCCAGACCCTGCGCATGACGCACTACCTCTTCATGTTTCTTCTGATTGGTTTTGGAATCCATCACGTCTACAGCGCCATTCTGGTAGCACGCGAGGAGCGCAATGCGCTGATGGAGAGCATCTACACCGGCTATAAATTTGCCCCGGAGTCGCTGCTGGACGAAGAGATCGATGCCGCCTTATATGGCGGGGATTCGTCCGAAGCTGCGCATGCGGCCGTTGCCAACGCAGCGAAGGTACATTGA
- a CDS encoding nickel-dependent hydrogenase large subunit — MARVVIDPVTRIEGHLRIEAETNGHAVTDAWSSGTMFRGIELILRNRDPREAWIWAQRICGVCTTVHALASVRAVEDALGIEVPDNARIIRNIIAGAQNVQDHVVHFYHLHALDWVDVTLALKADPAKTSVIAQSISEWPKSSAAYFKGVQDRVKALVASKQLSLFSSGYWGHPAYTLPPEVNLLAVAHYLEALEFQREFIRIHAVLGAKNPHLQTYLVGGMAASMDSNEPNATINPERITLLAELAKLAQTFVQQVYIPDVLAIAGYYRDWFTRGEGLGNFMAYGCYPMGGIHETSKFFMPRGIILGRDLSTVHPLDPKNVSEYVSHSWYEYDGGNGVAKHPSVGQTTPKYSGPKPPFEQLDTDQKYSWLKAPRYDDKAMEVGPLARTLVAYASGNAIVKQHVDAALAKLNAPPSALFSTLGRIAARAIEAEIMADQLPQWIAELDDHMAHGDVQIHSGEKWDPESWPKQAQGAGFHEAPRGALGHWIEIENKVIKNYQAVVPSTWNAGPRDAHGQKGAYEASLAGTPLADPARPVEILRTIHSFDPCLACAVHVVDANGREFEYEKL, encoded by the coding sequence ATGGCACGTGTAGTGATTGATCCAGTCACCCGAATCGAGGGACACCTGCGGATTGAGGCGGAAACCAACGGCCATGCGGTTACCGACGCATGGAGCTCCGGCACGATGTTTCGCGGCATTGAGCTGATCCTCCGCAATCGCGATCCGCGCGAGGCCTGGATCTGGGCCCAGCGAATCTGCGGCGTCTGCACCACGGTGCATGCTCTCGCTTCCGTCAGAGCCGTGGAAGACGCATTAGGCATAGAGGTTCCCGATAACGCCCGCATCATCCGCAACATCATCGCGGGCGCGCAAAACGTGCAGGATCATGTCGTGCACTTCTACCATCTGCACGCGCTGGACTGGGTGGACGTAACCCTTGCGTTGAAGGCAGATCCGGCGAAGACCTCGGTCATCGCGCAATCCATCTCGGAGTGGCCTAAGTCGAGCGCCGCCTACTTCAAAGGCGTGCAGGATCGCGTGAAGGCCCTGGTGGCGAGCAAGCAGTTAAGCCTCTTCAGCAGCGGATACTGGGGGCATCCGGCGTACACCCTGCCCCCGGAGGTCAATCTCCTGGCCGTCGCGCATTATCTTGAGGCGCTGGAATTTCAGCGGGAGTTCATCCGCATCCACGCCGTGCTGGGCGCCAAGAATCCGCATCTGCAGACCTACCTGGTCGGCGGCATGGCGGCGTCGATGGACAGCAACGAGCCCAATGCCACCATTAATCCCGAGCGCATCACGCTGCTGGCAGAGCTGGCAAAGCTGGCGCAGACCTTTGTGCAGCAGGTTTACATCCCGGACGTGCTGGCAATTGCCGGCTACTATCGCGACTGGTTCACCCGCGGCGAGGGGCTGGGCAACTTCATGGCCTATGGTTGCTACCCGATGGGCGGCATCCACGAAACCAGCAAATTCTTTATGCCGCGCGGCATCATTCTCGGGCGGGATCTCTCGACCGTACATCCGCTCGATCCGAAGAACGTGAGCGAGTACGTGTCGCACTCCTGGTATGAGTATGACGGCGGCAACGGCGTCGCCAAGCATCCGTCGGTCGGCCAGACGACTCCGAAGTACAGCGGGCCAAAGCCGCCATTCGAGCAGCTCGATACGGACCAGAAATATTCCTGGCTCAAGGCTCCGCGTTACGACGACAAGGCAATGGAGGTGGGTCCGCTGGCGCGCACACTGGTGGCCTATGCCTCCGGCAACGCAATTGTGAAGCAGCATGTTGACGCGGCTCTGGCGAAGTTGAACGCGCCTCCTTCCGCGCTCTTCTCCACCCTGGGCAGGATTGCGGCACGCGCCATCGAAGCGGAGATCATGGCGGATCAGTTGCCCCAGTGGATCGCAGAACTCGACGACCACATGGCCCACGGCGATGTGCAGATTCACTCCGGCGAGAAATGGGATCCGGAAAGCTGGCCAAAGCAGGCTCAGGGAGCGGGCTTCCATGAGGCACCCCGCGGCGCGCTGGGTCACTGGATCGAGATCGAGAACAAGGTCATCAAGAATTACCAGGCCGTGGTTCCCTCTACGTGGAATGCGGGGCCGCGGGATGCGCACGGGCAGAAGGGCGCCTACGAGGCTTCGCTCGCAGGAACGCCGCTGGCAGACCCGGCGCGTCCGGTCGAGATTCTGCGCACGATTCACTCCTTCGATCCGTGCCTGGCCTGTGCCGTGCATGTGGTCGATGCCAATGGGCGTGAATTCGAGTACGAAAAGCTCTGA
- a CDS encoding fused MFS/spermidine synthase → MDMELSSAEPTPVEYDDSSMSPPTARPFVHEYDGTLTLQFEIGAVQSKMHVDVPHQLMLGYTRSIMGFLLFKQRPRHIGMIGLGGGSLQKYCHRYLPHTRISVAEISPEVIALRDHFYIPRDDHRFTIFCEDGADFVARHKDEFDVLIVDGFDIGGQPAQLCSERFYQDCYNALAPDGILVVNLCDCPFKTLIARISRSFAEQVIVVDPEDGENKIAFAGKGGILSQSEEQFARNRRYVDQHHAISFGHTLRQLETRREA, encoded by the coding sequence ATGGACATGGAATTGAGTTCTGCCGAACCCACCCCGGTCGAGTACGACGACTCCTCAATGTCGCCCCCCACCGCAAGGCCCTTTGTGCATGAGTACGACGGCACATTGACGCTGCAGTTCGAGATCGGAGCGGTGCAAAGTAAGATGCACGTGGATGTTCCCCACCAGCTAATGCTGGGTTACACCCGCAGCATCATGGGGTTTCTACTCTTCAAGCAGCGGCCCCGGCACATCGGCATGATTGGCCTGGGCGGAGGCTCCCTCCAGAAATACTGCCATCGTTATCTGCCCCACACGCGGATCAGCGTTGCCGAGATCAGCCCGGAGGTCATCGCGCTTCGGGATCACTTCTACATCCCGCGCGACGATCACAGGTTCACCATCTTCTGCGAGGACGGAGCGGACTTTGTGGCGCGACACAAGGATGAGTTTGACGTGCTCATCGTGGACGGCTTCGACATTGGCGGGCAGCCTGCCCAGTTATGCAGCGAGCGCTTCTACCAGGATTGCTACAACGCACTGGCCCCGGACGGCATCCTGGTGGTCAACCTGTGCGATTGCCCCTTCAAGACATTGATCGCCCGGATCTCCCGCAGTTTCGCGGAACAGGTGATCGTCGTCGATCCCGAAGATGGAGAGAACAAGATCGCGTTTGCCGGCAAAGGCGGCATCCTGTCGCAGAGCGAAGAACAGTTTGCGCGAAACCGCAGATACGTCGATCAGCATCACGCCATCAGTTTTGGGCATACGCTTCGCCAGCTTGAGACTCGACGCGAGGCTTAG
- a CDS encoding hydrogenase small subunit — MSSSEESIYDALLQRGVSRRRFIEFCTAMTATLAIPSSYAADIAKAFTEKKKPVLVWLEFQDCAGNTEAILRSPHPVVADIVLDVLSWEYHETIMAGAGKAAEEALARVVREEKGKYIVMVEGAIPTADDGIYCTIGGRTALSIVREVCAGAAATLAVGACAWDGGIVAAAPNPTGAVGLQEAVPGVKVVNLGGCPQNPVNTVAVLTHYLTFGELPALDSYNRPLFAYGNIIHDQCERRAHYDAGRYVQIWGDEGHRKGWCLYKMGCKGPEATYNCPTVRYNDATSWPVKAGHGCIACASHRFWDTRSPFYERLPSVPGFGVDVPVGKIGAAVIGTVAAATAVHGAITAYRLHGPGAAAHEAREADRKAKETAEANSADKED; from the coding sequence ATGAGTTCTTCGGAAGAGTCGATTTATGATGCCCTGCTCCAACGCGGGGTTTCCCGCCGCCGTTTTATCGAATTCTGCACGGCGATGACAGCAACGCTGGCCATTCCTTCCAGCTATGCGGCGGATATAGCCAAAGCGTTTACTGAGAAGAAGAAGCCCGTCTTAGTCTGGCTGGAGTTCCAGGACTGCGCAGGAAACACAGAGGCGATTCTGCGCTCTCCGCATCCCGTGGTGGCAGACATCGTGCTCGACGTGCTTTCGTGGGAGTATCACGAGACGATCATGGCCGGAGCAGGAAAGGCCGCCGAAGAGGCGCTGGCTCGTGTGGTCCGCGAAGAAAAGGGCAAGTACATCGTCATGGTGGAGGGGGCGATCCCGACCGCCGATGACGGTATCTACTGCACCATTGGCGGGCGAACGGCACTGAGCATTGTGCGCGAAGTGTGCGCCGGTGCAGCAGCCACGCTGGCGGTGGGAGCATGCGCCTGGGATGGCGGCATCGTAGCGGCGGCGCCCAATCCAACGGGAGCCGTGGGCCTGCAGGAGGCGGTGCCAGGCGTAAAGGTCGTCAACCTTGGAGGATGCCCGCAGAATCCGGTAAACACCGTTGCGGTGCTGACCCATTACCTGACCTTTGGGGAGCTGCCCGCCCTGGACTCCTACAACCGGCCGCTCTTCGCCTATGGAAACATCATCCATGACCAGTGCGAGCGCCGGGCGCATTATGATGCGGGACGCTACGTGCAGATTTGGGGAGACGAAGGCCATCGCAAAGGATGGTGTCTCTACAAGATGGGCTGCAAAGGGCCCGAGGCCACCTATAACTGCCCCACGGTGCGCTATAACGATGCCACGAGCTGGCCGGTTAAGGCTGGTCATGGCTGCATCGCCTGTGCGTCGCACCGCTTCTGGGATACCCGCTCCCCCTTCTACGAGAGACTTCCCAGTGTGCCGGGATTCGGCGTCGATGTACCCGTGGGCAAGATCGGCGCGGCCGTCATCGGTACGGTTGCCGCAGCCACTGCGGTACACGGTGCGATCACGGCGTACCGGCTGCATGGACCGGGTGCGGCAGCACACGAAGCACGCGAGGCAGACAGGAAAGCCAAAGAGACAGCGGAAGCGAACTCCGCAGACAAGGAAGACTGA
- a CDS encoding NADH-quinone oxidoreductase subunit C, with amino-acid sequence MWPEFLKDRRIPLAANLPARRISVDNSQQWLDAARVLRASEAQLLTMWGADDRDRDGCFRIYSAYLLPHDLLVVEHVIEETSTPAYPSLATLFPAAERMQRGIHDLLGFATDDPDTRNWLRHGGWPESLFPLRRDVDAEQYPVVSEPYPFVLVEGDGVHEIAVGPVHAGTIEPGHFRFSVVGEKVLRLEERLGYTHKGVAKRFEGLSQTSGHQLAARLSGDSAVAFSWAYCAALESIAEIRCSARALTLRALALEHERIANHLGDLGALGNDAGFAFGLTQFSRLKEDLLRTNVRVFGARYLFDFVVPGGVAVDLPEDGYGLLVDFYFTLQHAVAELRTIYDEHDGLQDRFRESGRLEQSVAQKLGATGLVGRASGIAQDLRVDHPFAPYDQLEPNLIVQPKGDVAARVQVRFDEVFESIRLCHALLREVPSGPIQQTFAPAAAGRLGIGLIEGWRGPVMIALEAGAEGTIRRCHAHDPSWQNWPLLEYAILDNIVPDFPLINKSFNLSYSGQDG; translated from the coding sequence ATGTGGCCAGAGTTCCTCAAAGATCGACGCATCCCGCTGGCGGCCAATCTCCCCGCGCGCCGCATCAGCGTAGACAACAGCCAGCAATGGCTGGACGCGGCACGCGTGCTGCGAGCCTCCGAGGCGCAACTGCTGACGATGTGGGGGGCGGACGATCGGGACCGCGACGGCTGCTTTCGCATCTACTCCGCCTATCTGCTGCCGCATGATCTGCTGGTGGTGGAGCACGTCATCGAAGAGACTTCCACTCCGGCCTATCCCAGCCTGGCAACTCTGTTCCCCGCGGCAGAGCGGATGCAGCGCGGCATCCACGACCTGCTCGGCTTCGCAACCGATGACCCGGATACACGAAACTGGCTGCGTCACGGTGGCTGGCCGGAGTCCCTGTTCCCGCTGCGGCGCGACGTGGATGCCGAGCAGTATCCCGTCGTCTCCGAACCGTATCCCTTTGTGCTGGTCGAGGGAGATGGCGTGCATGAAATCGCTGTGGGACCAGTCCACGCCGGTACTATCGAACCTGGCCATTTCCGCTTCTCCGTCGTGGGGGAGAAGGTTCTGCGGCTTGAGGAACGTCTCGGCTACACCCACAAGGGAGTGGCAAAGCGCTTCGAAGGCCTCTCGCAAACGAGCGGCCATCAACTGGCGGCGCGTCTCTCCGGTGATTCTGCAGTGGCCTTCTCGTGGGCCTATTGCGCGGCGCTGGAGTCGATCGCCGAGATCCGTTGCTCCGCCCGGGCACTCACACTGCGAGCCCTTGCACTGGAGCATGAGCGCATCGCAAATCATCTTGGAGACCTCGGGGCACTCGGCAACGACGCCGGCTTCGCCTTTGGGCTCACCCAGTTCTCCCGCCTGAAAGAGGATCTGCTGCGAACGAACGTCCGCGTCTTTGGAGCGCGCTATCTCTTCGATTTCGTAGTACCGGGCGGAGTGGCCGTTGATCTGCCCGAGGATGGATATGGATTGCTGGTGGATTTCTACTTCACCTTGCAACATGCGGTCGCGGAGTTGCGCACCATCTATGACGAGCACGACGGCCTGCAGGATCGCTTTCGCGAGAGCGGACGGTTAGAGCAAAGCGTGGCGCAAAAACTTGGCGCGACAGGACTGGTAGGCAGGGCCTCCGGGATTGCTCAGGATCTGCGCGTCGATCACCCCTTCGCGCCCTACGATCAACTGGAACCGAATCTGATTGTGCAGCCGAAAGGCGATGTCGCGGCGCGCGTCCAGGTGCGCTTCGATGAGGTCTTTGAATCGATCCGGCTATGCCATGCGCTGCTGCGGGAGGTGCCCTCCGGCCCCATCCAGCAGACCTTTGCCCCGGCAGCGGCGGGGCGTCTGGGCATCGGCCTGATCGAAGGATGGCGGGGGCCGGTGATGATTGCTCTCGAAGCTGGAGCAGAGGGTACAATCCGCCGATGCCATGCTCATGATCCTTCGTGGCAGAACTGGCCCTTGCTCGAGTACGCAATCCTCGACAACATCGTCCCGGATTTCCCGCTGATCAACAAATCATTCAACTTGTCCTATAGCGGACAGGACGGGTGA
- a CDS encoding HyaD/HybD family hydrogenase maturation endopeptidase, with protein MNPINLASQNVVVLALGNLMRTDDAAGMLALTRLAGDERLPAGVRLVEGGTLGLELLYQVEHASLLLVLDAVDAKEPPGTLMLFRGEAVEALPCGQSIHLLGMADLLSALRLTERAPSEVVLIGIQPESTGWGTQLTPTVEASLPRLIEAALDQIAAWQSRTADALASAEACS; from the coding sequence TTGAATCCGATAAACTTGGCGTCGCAGAACGTAGTCGTCCTCGCGCTCGGCAACCTTATGCGCACCGACGATGCCGCCGGCATGCTCGCCTTAACCCGCCTGGCTGGCGACGAGCGCCTGCCCGCTGGAGTTCGCCTGGTAGAAGGCGGAACACTGGGACTGGAGTTACTCTACCAGGTGGAGCACGCCTCGCTGCTGCTGGTGTTGGATGCTGTGGATGCAAAGGAGCCTCCGGGCACCCTGATGCTGTTCCGAGGAGAGGCGGTCGAGGCGCTGCCCTGCGGCCAAAGCATCCATCTACTGGGGATGGCTGATCTTTTGAGCGCTCTGCGCCTGACCGAACGGGCTCCAAGCGAGGTAGTTCTGATCGGGATTCAGCCGGAATCTACCGGCTGGGGTACCCAGTTGACGCCAACCGTGGAGGCTTCCCTGCCCCGCCTGATCGAGGCCGCCCTCGACCAGATCGCCGCCTGGCAATCGCGCACCGCCGACGCGCTCGCTTCGGCGGAAGCCTGTTCCTGA
- a CDS encoding hydrogenase 4 subunit F has translation MELLLVLGLPVLGALLLAFFGARRFAADLNAGISFATMLAAAFLVLRVIRYGTMLAGHEQFLVDSFNVFLVALTAFVGFTTALFSRPYMRIEEEHGRLTPRRLRLYHSMYQLFMAAMLLALITNNMGLLWVAMEAATLSTVLLVSLYRTRASLEAAWKYFILCGVGIAQALFGTMLLYFAAEQTLGREGMTALLWTHLNAVKGQLEPRVLGLAFVFLLVGYGTKVGLAPLHNWLPDAHAEGPTPVSAVLSGLLLNVALYAVIRCKVLVEGSIGSWLPSHMLMGFGLLSAVLGAFFLWRQQDIKRLFGYSSIEHMGIITFAFGLGGPVANFAALLHMTVHSLTKSSIFFAAGHASQTAGTQRMDGIRGLVGISPTIGWGLMLGSLAILGMPPFGVFASEFLILTTAMREHPWSTPFLLVALGVAFAGIFRRVQPMVFGESDAQPLPHSPALVPVFAHLAMVLVLGVYMPPALAAWFRAAARLIG, from the coding sequence GTGGAATTGCTTCTGGTATTAGGTTTGCCGGTATTGGGCGCGCTCCTGCTGGCCTTCTTCGGAGCGCGACGCTTTGCCGCGGACCTCAACGCCGGCATCAGCTTTGCCACCATGCTCGCCGCCGCGTTTCTTGTGTTGCGTGTGATTCGTTACGGCACCATGTTGGCTGGCCATGAGCAGTTCCTGGTCGATTCGTTCAATGTGTTCCTGGTGGCGCTCACGGCCTTTGTAGGGTTTACCACTGCACTCTTCTCCCGGCCTTACATGCGCATCGAGGAGGAGCACGGACGCCTGACCCCACGGCGGCTGCGTCTCTATCACAGCATGTACCAGCTCTTTATGGCTGCCATGCTGCTCGCGCTGATCACCAACAACATGGGGCTGCTGTGGGTGGCGATGGAGGCTGCAACGCTATCGACGGTGCTGCTGGTTTCTCTCTACCGCACGCGCGCCAGCCTGGAAGCAGCGTGGAAGTACTTCATCCTGTGCGGCGTTGGAATTGCGCAGGCTTTATTTGGCACCATGCTGTTGTACTTTGCCGCGGAGCAGACGCTGGGACGCGAAGGAATGACCGCTTTGCTCTGGACTCACCTGAATGCCGTGAAGGGACAACTTGAGCCACGGGTGTTGGGACTCGCATTTGTCTTTCTTCTGGTCGGCTACGGTACAAAAGTCGGGCTGGCGCCGCTGCATAACTGGCTGCCGGATGCGCATGCCGAGGGACCGACGCCAGTCTCCGCCGTACTCTCCGGGCTGCTGCTGAATGTGGCGCTCTACGCAGTGATTCGCTGCAAGGTTCTGGTTGAAGGCTCCATCGGCTCCTGGCTTCCGAGTCACATGCTGATGGGCTTCGGACTGCTCTCCGCGGTGCTTGGCGCCTTTTTCCTGTGGAGACAGCAGGACATCAAGAGACTCTTCGGTTATTCGTCGATCGAGCACATGGGCATCATCACGTTTGCCTTCGGGCTAGGCGGCCCGGTTGCCAACTTTGCCGCGCTGCTGCACATGACGGTGCATTCGCTCACAAAGTCGTCGATCTTTTTTGCCGCAGGGCATGCTTCGCAAACGGCAGGCACGCAGCGCATGGATGGGATTCGCGGGCTGGTTGGCATCAGTCCCACCATCGGCTGGGGGCTGATGCTGGGCTCGCTCGCAATTCTCGGGATGCCACCGTTTGGGGTGTTTGCCAGCGAGTTCCTGATTCTGACAACTGCCATGCGCGAGCATCCCTGGTCGACTCCCTTTCTGCTGGTCGCGCTCGGCGTGGCCTTTGCCGGTATCTTCCGGCGAGTTCAGCCAATGGTATTTGGCGAGAGCGACGCTCAGCCTTTACCGCATTCGCCGGCGCTGGTGCCGGTCTTTGCCCATCTCGCAATGGTGCTTGTCCTGGGGGTGTATATGCCTCCTGCGCTCGCAGCGTGGTTCCGCGCCGCCGCCAGGTTGATCGGATGA